In Aspergillus nidulans FGSC A4 chromosome IV, a single window of DNA contains:
- a CDS encoding cytochrome P450 (transcript_id=CADANIAT00000701) — translation MITDFLTPENITPERIALALLGLLAAYYVVPYLQTWRLSDIPAPGLAAWTNFWLLLQTRLGHRFISVDNAHKKYGKLVRIAPRHISIADDAAIQAVYGHGNGFLKSDFYDAFVSIRRGLFNTRDRAEHTRKRKTVSHTFSAKSIGQFEQYIHHNIENLVKQLTRISNLQRNPKNGYATVDALNWFNFVAFDIIGDLAFGAPFGMLDKGQDIAEMRKSPDSPPQYVQAVEVLNRRGEVSATLGCYPALKPFAKYLPDRFFRDGLEAVENLAGIAIACVNERLKPEVMANNTRVDLLARLMEGKDANGNKLGRAELTAEALTQLIAGSDTTSNTSCAILYYCLRTPGVIDKLHKVLDEAIPQDVEVPTHAMVKEIPYLQWVIWETMRIHSTSAMGLPREIPEGNPPVEISGHIFKPGDILSVPTYTIHHSKEIWGADADEFIPERWAPERLTARQKAAFIPFSTGPRACVGRNVAEMELLVICSTVFRMFDWELQQKGPMETREGFLRKPLGLTVGVKRRTIV, via the exons ATGATCACCGACTTCCTTACGCCTGAAAACATCACTCCCGAGAGGATtgcccttgctcttctgggACTGCTGGCCGCCTACTATGTCGTTCCGTATCTCCAGACATGGCGATTGAGTGACATTCCTGCGCCGGGCCTGGCTGCCTGGACCAATTTCTGGCTGCTCCTTCAGACTCGCCTGGGTCATCGCTTCATCTCCGTGGACAATGCTCACAAGAAATACGGCAAACTCGTCCGCATCGCTCCCCGCCACATCTCCATTGCCGATGATGCAGCTATCCAGGCTGTCTATGGACACGGAAATGGGTTTCTGAAGTC TGATTTCTATGATGCTTTCGTCTCCATTCGCCGTGGTCTGTTCAACACCCGGGACCGTGCGGAGCACACCCGCAAGCGCAAGACGGTATCGCACACCTTCTCGGCCAAGTCGATTGGTCAGTTTGAGCAGTACATTCACCACAACATTGAGAACCTGGTCAAACAGTTGACCCGCATCTCGAATCTTCAGCGGAACCCCAAGAACGGCTACGCTACCGTCGATGCTCTGAACTGGTTCAACTTTGTCGCCTTCGACATCATCGGTGATCTCGCTTTCGGTGCTCCGTTCGGTATGCTCGACAAGGGCCAGGATATTGCCGAGATGCGCAAGTCTCCCGACTCCCCTCCCCAGTACGTCCAAGCTGTGGAGGTTCTGAACCGCCGCGGCGAGGTCTCTGCTACTCTTGGATGCTACCCTGCCCTGAAGCCGTTTGCCAAGTACTTGCCCGACCGTTTCTTCCGTGATGGTCtcgaggctgttgagaacCTAGCTGGAATTGCCATCGCCTGTGTCAACGAGCGTCTCAAGCCCGAGGTCATGGCCAACAACACCCGtgtcgatcttcttgctcgccTGATGGAGGGAAAGGATGCCAACGGCAACAAACTCGGCCGTGCTGAACTTACCGCTGAAGCTTTAACCCAGTTGATTGCCGGCTCTGATACTACCTCCAACACGTCCTGCGCCATCCTTTACTACTGCCTCCGTACCCCTGGTGTTATTGACAAACTCCACAAGGTTCTCGACGAAGCCATCCCCCAAGACGTTGAAGTTCCAACCCACGCCATGGTCAAGGAAATCCCTTACCTCCAATGGGTCATCTGGGAAACCATGCGCATCCACAGCACCTCGGCCATGGGTCTTCCCCGCGAGATCCCTGAAGGCAACCCGCCCGTGGAAATCAGCGGCCACATCTTCAAGCCCGGTGACATTCTTTCCGTCCCCACTTACACGATCCACCACTCCAAGGAAATCTGGGGCGCTGATGCCGACGAGTTCATTCCCGAGCGCTGGGCTCCCGAGCGCCTCACTGCCCGCCAGAAGGCCGCCTTCATCCCCTTCAGCACTGGTCCCCGTGCTTGCGTTGGCCGCAACGTCGCCGAAATGGAACTCCTTGTCATTTGCTCCACTGTCTTCCGCATGTTTGACtgggagctgcagcagaagggGCCGATGGAGACCCGTGAAGGTTTCCTGAGGAAGCCTCTGGGCTTGACAGTTGGTGTTAAAAGGAGGACGATTGTTTAA
- a CDS encoding uncharacterized protein (transcript_id=CADANIAT00000696) codes for MSDPTLYLYTSLTAGSSHIITATSRLETILKANKISFRAIDVATDEAARKLWGRRSRGKKLPGLVKYGTVVGDLEQIEEWNEFGELKMQINSVEPFDDLPATDTPLPVAESSTTSASAPKVDAPASKTSTIKIQEPRDKKSQVDDSVTKALRQAGEEAAAKAKEPASKPSAPTAAGPQTSTSTFASKTDRGAETKEGGGEQSVRRMSVAPEIAESGSNRPPLVPECAAESSANFRADNAEALGLINHHRNSNIAAESKEEAEKMAKELRKSISGTHNPALESLREHKATLAAEATVEDALEG; via the exons ATGTCCGATCCTACGCTCTATCTTTACACCTCCCTTACTGCGGGGTCCTCCCACATTATCACCGCCACTTCGCGCTTGGAGACCATCCTCAAAGCCAACAAGATCTCCTTCCGCGCAATTGATGTGGCTACCGACGAAGCCGCGAGGAAACTTTGGGGTCGTCGTTCAAGGGGGAAGAAACTGCCAGGACTGGTGAAATACGGGACTGTTGTCGGC GACCTTGAACAGATCGAAGAATGGAATGAATTCGGCGagttgaagatgcagatTAACAGCGTTGAGCCCTTCGACGACCTCCCCGCCACCGACACACCCCTCCCTGTCGCCGAATCCAGCACCACTTCCGCGTCTGCACCCAAGGTCGATGCTCCAGCTTCCAAGACAAGCACAATCAAGATCCAAGAGCCCCGCGACAAAAAATCCCAAGTCGACGATTCAGTCACCAAGGCACTTCGCCAAGCTGGCGAAGAGGCCGCGGCCAAAGCCAAGGAACCCGCCTCGAAACCCAGCGCGCCAACAGCCGCAGGACCCCAgacctccacctccaccttTGCTTCTAAAACTGACCGAGGCGCAGAAACCAAGGAGGGAGGTGGCGAACAAAGTGTACGTCGCATGTCGGTCGCTCCTGAAATCGCAGAGTCTGGTTCAAACCGGCCGCCTTTGGTGCCCGAGTGTGCTGCGGAGTCTTCTGCCAACTTTCGTGCTGATAACGCTGAAGCTTTAGGGCTGATCAACCATCATCGTAATTCAAACATCGCCGCCGAGtcaaaggaggaggcggagaaaaTGGCCAAGGAGCTGCGCAAGTCAATTTCAGGGACTCACAATCCCGCTCTGGAGTCGTTGCGGGAGCATAAGGCCACGCTCGCCGCCGAGGCCACGGTCGAAGATGCATTGGAGGGCTAG
- a CDS encoding uncharacterized protein (transcript_id=CADANIAT00000698) — MAEPSRPATARFPPSRQVRGTRLNTIIEDARETQYADNRGPSPTDNGPKSPTPRLKLKTTGLSLPLVRQQRKFLSPLSAGSVSSCSDVDWQNQMRTFDELYDATDDESDFSDECMSFTSTRPTSLTTPTTRADSVTSSNSRRRYPALSIPTSSIWPSLNGAPKSSPVPPTPPQRIPVSPAALSLLSRSVPAMHATPSLDGSVSSDQVSNLSTPSTPSLRSLPDTDWNSREIHVLPDLDDSQHPNIANPETEEVPSIEIPIEDADDDWRRFIGEFPQIPGQTTSQAGYVGVEPAREDTPSDPGVALPEGALATLQFIPLEGTPEPWSETSEPNEEMWQVAAPPEPRRLDDETPVSELSEYSFTGLSIPSPGGFFNSLAPRARHTWSLPKLNQPPTSATAERFYNLPFNREEGEIIEQVIDLPERLNDEQLTAIYAPPTAIKIPESPAHPPTEGSISPVSERVHEISRPATAYDPDEQDENYAEELHKKALSSLDRTSVWLAAQASYLAALRETNPVNNLPDEDERPQDVDESPQHVSPALERNASVCFTGMFPEPPSSLPAANASKDSIYWRGFRFLLDQSRSRDTFVHRSTRFDAVQSFRLGLSGLHNKCLLGNYELVLPDRPAYSGPFAKAPRHSVLPGILQQKAEFSMIEKEQLVLSQISQPMWAMEALRYLQGGNLVVSPARKRFSKRATAAAPHKTPKRRQVRVLDLGGHATAEWAWHLAHDYPHVKVYTVYTEHQQVNKAIKGPPNHRHIQVPQLWKLPFPDNKFDVISARSLPAFLKTERPAGDCLDEYDLCLKECRRCLKPGGYLEYLVMDAEIARAGPYASATSIEFSFSLKIRGYDPVPTKQFVGRLRKQGFVGIKRGWMYLPMGTEPPKPQVPRETPDPRVKSLIEDYEAVQGPLGSTADIASITGLLGGWIWEQWLLKLQVEMGRDKSKLLEGIGSMFDEGRKNGSGWTCLSGWAMKPLKKQSDATGF, encoded by the coding sequence ATGGCAGAGCCGAGTCGACCTGCAACTGCCAGATTTCCTCCTTCCCGGCAGGTCCGGGGCACGAGGCTTAATACTATAATCGAGGACGCGCGCGAGACGCAATATGCAGACAATCGGGGGCCGAGTCCTACTGACAATGGTCCGAAGAGTCCCACGCCGcgactgaagctgaagacgaCCGGGCTGTCGTTGCCGCTGGTTAGACAACAACGGAAGTTTCTGTCGCCGCTGTCGGCTGGTTCAGTCTCGTCGTGTTCAGATGTGGATTGGCAGAATCAGATGAGGACTTTTGATGAACTTTATGATGCTACGGACGATGAGTCGGACTTCAGTGATGAGTGCATGTCATTCACAAGTACCCGGCCTACCAGCCTGACAACACCGACCACGAGGGCGGACTCGGTGACCTCTTCGAATTCTCGGAGGCGGTATCCGGCTCTCTCTATCCCAACGTCGAGTATATGGCCTTCGCTCAATGGGGCTCCGAAGAGCTCGCCCGTTCCACCAACTCCTCCGCAGAGAATCCCCGTTTCTCCTGCCGCCCTCTCGCTTTTGTCACGTTCAGTACCGGCAATGCACGCGACTCCGTCGTTGGATGGCAGCGTGTCATCGGACCAGGTGTCTAATCTGAGCACTCCATCGACTCCGTCCTTGCGGTCTCTTCCAGACACCGACTGGAACTCGCGCGAGATCCATGTTCTTCCAGACCTCGACGATTCGCAGCACCCGAACATTGCGAACCCTGAGACTGAGGAAGTACCGAGCATCGAAATTCCTATCGAAGATGCGGACGACGACTGGCGACGCTTCATTGGGGAGTTTCCGCAGATTCCTGGCCAAACTACATCGCAAGCCGGCTATGTTGGGGTTGAGCCAGCCCGCGAGGACACCCCTTCTGACCCAGGCGTTGCTCTTCCTGAAGGTGCTCTGGCAACGTTGCAGTTTATTCCTCTGGAAGGAACGCCGGAACCCTGGTCGGAGACTTCGGAACCGAATGAGGAAATGTGGCAGGTTGCAGCTCCGCCAGAACCACGCCGGCTTGACGATGAAACGCCAGTCTCTGAGTTGTCAGAGTATAGCTTCACTGGACTGAGCATACCATCTCCTGGAGGATTCTTCAACTCACTGGCCCCTCGGGCTCGCCATACCTGGTCACTTCCGAAGCTCAACCAGCCGCCTACCTCAGCCACTGCTGAGAGATTCTACAACCTTCCGTTCAACAGGGAGGAAGGGGAAATTATTGAGCAAGTCATTGATCTCCCAGAGAGATTGAATGATGAGCAGCTGACAGCAATCTACGCACCACCGACAGCAATTAAGATCCCAGAGAGTCCCGCACACCCACCAACGGAGGGTTCCATTAGTCCTGTCAGCGAACGTGTGCACGAGATTTCGAGACCTGCTACCGCCTACGACCCCGACGAGCAAGACGAGAATTATGCGGAGGAGCTGCACAAAAAAGCGCTGTCCAGTTTGGACAGAACTAGCGTCTGGCTGGCGGCACAAGCTTCGTATCTTGCGGCGCTCAGAGAAACGAACCCCGTCAACAACCTtccagatgaagacgagCGGCCTCAAGACGTCGACGAGAGCCCCCAACACGTTTCTCCGGCACTCGAGCGAAATGCTTCCGTTTGCTTCACTGGGATGTTTCCGGAACCTCCCAGTTCGCTCCCTGCTGCTAATGCGAGCAAGGATTCAATCTATTGGCGCGGATTCCGTTTCTTGCTTGATCAGTCCAGAAGCCGGGATACCTTTGTGCATCGTAGTACTCGCTTTGACGCTGTGCAATCTTTCCGTCTTGGTCTGTCTGGTTTGCACAACAAGTGCCTGCTTGGGAACTATGAGTTGGTGCTTCCAGACCGACCCGCCTACAGTGGGCCGTTCGCGAAAGCGCCACGCCATTCTGTTCTTCCCGGAATTCTCCAACAAAAGGCTGAGTTCTCcatgattgagaaggagcaaCTTGTCCTTTCCCAAATCAGCCAGCCAATGTGGGCCATGGAAGCCTTGCGATACCTCCAAGGGGGCAATCTTGTTGTGAGTCCTGCTCGGAAGCGCTTCTCGAAACGTGCGACAGCCGCAGCCCCCCACAAGACCCCCAAGCGCCGTCAAGTGAGGGTTCTTGATCTGGGTGGTCATGCCACAGCCGAGTGGGCCTGGCATCTCGCGCACGACTATCCTCATGTCAAGGTCTACACTGTGTACACAGAGCACCAGCAAGTCAACAAAGCCATCAAGGGCCCCCCGAACCACCGTCACATTCAAGTGCCCCAGCTATGGAAGCTCCCCTTCCCTGACAATAAGTTCGACGTGATCTCAGCCCGCTCCCTACCTGCATTCCTGAAGACGGAGCGTCCGGCTGGAGATTGTCTAGACGAGTACGATCTTTGTCTGAAGGAATGCCGTCGCTGTCTCAAGCCAGGCGGGTATCTAGAGTACCTCGTGATGGACGCCGAGATAGCTCGCGCAGGTCCATACGCATCTGCAACATCCATCGAGTTCTCGTTCAGTTTGAAAATACGAGGTTACGACCCAGTTCCAACGAAGCAATTCGTTGGTCGCCTGCGCAAGCAAGGCTTCGTGGGCATCAAACGAGGCTGGATGTATCTACCAATGGGAACAGAGCCACCAAAGCCTCAAGTTCCAAGAGAGACTCCTGATCCCAGGGTCAAGAGTCTGATTGAGGACTACGAGGCGGTTCAGGGGCCGTTGGGAAGCACGGCTGATATTGCGTCCATAACAGGTTTACTGGGTGGTTGGATCTGGGAACAGTGGCTACTTAAGCTCCAGGTTGAGATGGGTCGAGATAAGAGCAAATTGCTTGAGGGTATCGGGAGTATGTTTGACGAGGGGCGGAAGAATGGGTCTGGCTGGACATGCTTGTCTGGTTGGGCGATGAAACCATTAAAGAAGCAGAGTGACGCTACAGGTTTTTGA
- a CDS encoding Sm-like protein LSM2 (transcript_id=CADANIAT00000699), whose translation MLFFSFFKTLTNQVVTIELKNDIRIRGTLKSVDQYLNIKLDDIDVLDLDKYPHLSSVKNMFIRGSVVRYVVLPRSEVDVGLLEDATRREAANQAGKAR comes from the exons ATGCTCTTTTTCAG CTTTTTCAAGACCCTAACGAACCAAGTCGTGACAATAGAGCTCAAGAATGATATCCGTATCCGCGGGACGCTCAAGTCCGTCGACCAGTACCTGAACATTAAActcgacgatatcgacgTTCTAGACCTCGATAAATATCCACATCTCAGCTCCGTCAAGAACATGTTTATTCGAGGGAGTGTAGTGCGGTATGTGGTTTTGCCGCGGTCGGAAGTTGATGTGGGTTTGTTGGAGGATGCGACGCGGAGAG AAGCTGCGAACCAGGCAGGGAAGGCTCGGTGA
- a CDS encoding SDR family oxidoreductase (transcript_id=CADANIAT00000702): protein MPQQVPTASHLSDLFSLKGKVVVITGASGPRGMGIEAARGCAEMGANVAITYASRPEGGEKNAAELARDYGVKAKAYKCDVGDFKSVEKLVQDVIAEFGQIDAFIANAGRTASAGVLDGSVKDWEEVVQTDLNGTFHCAKAVGPHFKQRGKGSLVITASMSGHIANYPQEQTSYNVAKAGCIHMARSLANEWRDFARVNSISPGYIDTGLSDFVDKKTQDLWLSMIPMGRHGDAKELKGAYVYLVSDASTYTTGADLVIDGGYTCR, encoded by the coding sequence ATGCCGCAGCAAGTCCCCACCGCCTCCCACCTCTCCGACCTCTTCAGCCTAAAGGGCAAAGTCGTCGTAATTACCGGCGCTTCCGGCCCCCGAGGCATGGGCATCGAAGCAGCGCGCGGGTGCGCTGAGATGGGCGCCAATGTCGCAATTACCTACGCCTCACGCCCAGAAGGAGGCGAGAAGAACGCCGCCGAGCTAGCGCGCGACTACGGCGTCAAAGCCAAGGCTTATAAGTGCGACGTCGGCGACTTCAAGAGCGTTGAGAAGCTAGTACAGGACGTGATTGCCGAGTTCGGGCAAATCGATGCTTTCATTGCAAATGCCGGCCGGACTGCGTCCGCGGGCGTTCTTGATGGTTCTGTTAAGGACTGGGAGGAGGTCGTGCAGACGGATTTGAACGGGACATTCCACTGCGCGAAGGCGGTAGGACCGCACTTTAAGCAGCGTGGGAAGGGGTCCCTTGTTATCACTGCTAGTATGAGCGGGCACATTGCCAACTACCCGCAAGAGCAGACTAGCTACAATGTTGCGAAGGCGGGCTGCATTCATATGGCGCGGTCGCTGGCGAACGAGTGGAGGGACTTTGCGCGCGTCAACTCTATTTCGCCCGGTTATATTGATACCGGTCTGAGTGACTTTGTCGACAAAAAGACGCAGGATCTGTGGCTGAGTATGATTCCTATGGGGCGCCATGGTGATGCGAAGGAGCTTAAGGGAGCGTATGTTTACCTGGTCAGCGATGCGAGTACGTACACCACTGGTGCGGATCTGGTTATTGATGGCGGTTACACCTGCCGATAA
- a CDS encoding ribulose-phosphate 3-epimerase RPE1 (transcript_id=CADANIAT00000697), with protein MSPPAIIAPSILSADFATLGSECSTKISEGADWLHVDIMDGHFVPNITFGAPVVTKIRSHVHRPSQPQGKGTFDCHMMIAEPQKWVKDFKDAGCDLYCFHYEAAVSSVAAKEPADKETTRKTSPKELIRFIHEEGMQAGIAIKPDTPVDVLWDILAADDEKERPDMVLVMTVHPGFGGQKFMASELPKVKALREKYPDLNIEVDGGLGLGTIDQAAEAGANVIVAGSAVFGAENPGDVIQKLRDAVNKHRKA; from the exons ATGTCTCCCCCAGCAATAATCGCCCCCTCTATCCTCAGCGCAGACTTCGCAACCCTCGGCAGCGAATGCTCGACCAAAATCTCCGAGGGCGCCGACTGGCTGCACGTCGACATCATGGACGGTCACTTTGTGCCCAACATCACATTCGGCGCGCCAGTGGTGACCAAGATCCGCTCGCATGTGCACCGCCCTTCGCAGCCGCAGGGCAAAGGGACGTTTGATTGCCATATGATGATTGCAGAG CCGCAAAAATGGGTCAAGGACTTCAAAGACGCCGGGTGCGATCTATATTGCTTCCACTACGAGGCGGCGGTTTCTTCAGTCGCCGCCAAGGAACCAGCTGATAAGGAGACAACGCGCAAGACGAGTCCTAAGGAGTTGATCCGCTTTATTCATGAGGAGGGGATGCAGGCAGGGATAGCAATCAAGCCGGATACGCCAGTTGATGTGCTGTGGGATATCTTAGCTGCggatgatgagaaggagaggccAGAC ATGGTTCTTGTCATGACCGTGCACCCGGGATTTGGCGGACAAAAGTTCATGGCCTCAGAGCTTCCTAAAGTCAAGGCGTTGCGTGAGAAATACCCAGACTTGAACATCGAAGTTGATGGTGGGTTGGGCCTTGGGACAATCGACCAAGCAGCGGAAGCTGGTGCCAACGTCATCGTCGCTGGGTCGGCTGTCTTTGGCGCCGAGAACCCAGGAGATGTCATTCAGAAGCTGCGCGATGCGGTTAACAAACACCGAAAAGCGTGA
- a CDS encoding DNA cross-link repair protein PSO2 (transcript_id=CADANIAT00000700) — translation MPASSNNRRVLTPSKPSAGAKSQSHSVKRNNTLLNFFQKADGPPKSTTKQARITQFTTQGERPGSRVTAPRPRLLKREGSSNASGGGDEGLFLEDKKSRDARLGQEKNIERERSRSPDIWGSRSGDKENENAGAARSLEEGMEEGIDRYNESENAVKRRKVDLEAPHARSVERLSSKAQKISGPFIDESDSENEGLEAFREYADGEADVAPEKDVKESEAHSDENQTAGKRDLAADISPLVREATSHMQEDEYPDFDDIEAGGVEDEGLDFECEAAVDEETFGFDANDTTADTIHADEKPTCPVCQGSLEGFDEMKVMAHVNDCLDGRPSAISPMQESPKVSTPEQKAVAADRAAIAKPAQRDPAQYQTSRAGTAFSKIMAGNAEDAAWAEAAASDVASRGFSISVDAFRYGAVESCNAYFLSHFHSDHYIGLSKSWRHGPIYCSRATANLVRQQLKVDPKWVVDLDFEKKTEVPGTGGVQVTMIEANHCPGSAIFLFEKAVSSGASTRIQRVLHCGDFRASPQHVQHALLRPDVVDPKTGKRWQQRIDACYLDTTYLSPKYAFPRQSDVINACAELCVRIDQGQYDSLGHMPFQTATPTTKSKNPISKFMSAATAAVKPSTQPEPKGRLLVVIGTYSIGKERICLAIARALKSKIYATPAKQRVCACLEDPELSALLTDDPLQAQVHMQTLFEIRAETLCDYLDSMKPHFTRVIGFRPTGWTYRPPAGRTLENPPVSTVLYSSHWKTPFSVRDLTPQRGSTRESACFGVPYSEHSSFRELTMFCCALRIGRIIPTVNVGSQKSRERMKAWFEKWEAEKRKSGLYKVEGDDW, via the exons ATGCCAGCATCATCTAACAATAGGCGGGTTTTAACACCGTCCAAACCCTCTGCCGGCGCAAAATCGCAGTCGCACTCGGTAAAACGAAATAACACCCTTCTAAATTTTTTCCAAAAGGCGGACGGGCCGCCGAAATCAACAACCAAACAAGCTCGCATTACGCAGTTCACGACGCAGGGGGAGAGGCCTGGTAGTAGGGTTACGGctccgcggccgcggctTTTAAAGAGGGAGGGAAGTTCAAACGCTAGTGGTGGTGGCGACGAGGGATTATTCttggaggacaagaagagtCGGGATGCACGGTTAGGTCAAGAAAAAAatattgaaagagaaaggtcGCGGTCCCCTGATATTTGGGGGAGCAGAAGTGGGGATAAAGAGAATGAGaatgctggtgctgctaGGTCTCTCGAAGaagggatggaagaaggGATCGACAGGTATAACGAGAGTGAAAACGCGGTGAAGCGGCGAAAGGTTGATCTAGAAGCACCTCATGCAAGGTCTGTCGAAAGGTTGTCTTCGAAGGCTCAGAAGATCAGCGGCCCTTTCATTGATGAGTCGGATAGTGAAAATGAAGGGCTGGAGGCTTTCAGAGAGTATGCCGACGGTGAAGCGGATGTGGCCCCGGAGAAGGATGTGAAGGAGTCAGAGGCACATTCGGACGAAAATCAAACGGCAGGGAAACGCGATCTAGCCGCCGACATATCACCGCTGGTAAGAGAAGCCACGAGCCATatgcaagaagatgaatatcCGGATTTTGACGATATAGAAGCGGGCggagttgaagatgaaggcttAGATTTTGAGTGCGAAGCAGCTGTCGACGAGGAGACTTTCGGGTTTGATGCGAATGATACGACTGCGGACACTATACATGCCGATGAGAAGCCGACGTGCCCGGTGTGCCAAGGAAGTTTGGAAGGCTTTGATGAAATG AAAGTCATGGCGCACGTCAATGATTGCCTTGACGGTAGGCCCAGCGCGATTTCCCCGATGCAGGAGAGTCCTAAAGTCAGCACCCCCGAGCAGAAAGCCGTTGCCGCAGATCGAGCTGCTATAGCGAAGCCAGCGCAACGTGATCCTGCCCAATATCAAACTTCACGGGCGGGAACAGCATTCTCCAAAATCATGGCGGGAAATGCTGAAGATGCCGCTTGGGCCGAGGCAGCCGCAAGTGATGTTGCGTCTCGGG GTTTCTCAATATCAGTCGACGCCTTCCGTTATGGAGCCGTCGAATCATGCAATGCTTATTTTCTCAGTCACTTCCACAGCGACCACTACATAGGCCTCTCGAAATCATGGCGCCATGGCCCGATATACTGCAGCAGAGCGACGGCTAATCTCGTTCGTCAACAACTCAAGGTTGATCCGAAGTGGGTAGTAGACTTGGATTTTGAAAAGAAGACAGAGGTGCCTGGGACAGGCGGGGTGCAGGTGACAATGATCGAGGCCAATCATTGCCCTGGAAGTGCTATCTTTCTattcgagaaggctgtgAGCTCTGGGGCTTCTACGCGGATCCAACGAGTACTGCACTGCGGTGACTTCCGAGCATCTCCCCAGCATGTGCAGCATGCTCTTTTACGCCCTGACGTGGTTGATCCGAAGACGGGTAAGAGATGGCAGCAAAGGATTGATGCTTGCTATCTTGATACCACTTATCTAAGTCCGAAGTACGCGTTCCCGAGACAGTCGGACGTCATTAACGCGTGTGCGGAGCTTTGTGTGCGCATTGATCAGGGTCAATACGACAGTCTTGGCCACATGCCTTTTCAGACCGCGACTCCCACCACGAAATCGAAGAACCCGATAAGCAAATTCATGTCggctgccactgctgccgtGAAACCTTCGACTCAACCCGAACCGAAAGGCCGGTTACTTGTCGTCATTGGAACCTACAGCATCGGCAAAGAACGAATATGCCTCGCAATAGCCCGAGCTCTCAAGAGCAAAATCTACGCGACACCGGCTAAGCAACGTGTCTGCGCCTGTTTAGAAGATCCCGAGTTATCCGCTTTACTCACCGACGACcctcttcaagcccaagTCCATATGCAAACGCTCTTTGAGATCCGCGCCGAAACCCTCTGTGACTACCTCGATTCCATGAAACCGCACTTCACCCGCGTCATTGGATTCCGACCCACCGGTTGGACTTACCGGCCACCTGCCGGCCGGACTCTCGAAAACCCGCCCGTGTCAACAGTACTCTACTCATCACATTGGAAGACACCCTTCTCCGTGCGAGACCTAACTCCACAGCGCGGGAGCACGCGCGAGAGTGCGTGTTTCGGCGTACCCTATAGCGAGCACAGCTCGTTTCGAGAGTTGACTATGTTTTGCTGTGCGCTTCGCATTGGGCGGATCATACCCACAGTTAATGTGGGTAGTCAAAAGAGCAGGGAGCGTATGAAGGCTTGGTTTGAGAAgtgggaggctgagaagaggaagagtgGGCTATATAAAGTGGAGGGAGATGATTGGTAG